Genomic DNA from Trichoderma asperellum chromosome 5, complete sequence:
AAATTGATTGTCGCCTGCGCCTCCATCAGACTGAGGACGATATAATCCCACCAGCTGTAGAGCATTCAGATTAAGCAGCACGAAGCGTCGACCGCCTTCTGCGTAGATGGCATCAAATGTCGCCCATATACAGTCAATATATGTTGAAATAGTAGTTCCCGCCACCTGAGAGTCGCTGAGGATCCCAGTAAAGCTGAGGTCATTTGTTCCTATCCAAAGAGCGTACACGGTGTTTGCCGCATTTACGCCACGGTATAAGGCCGTCTTTCGATCTTTCTTGAATGATGGAATTTCATCGGTGATAATTGAAGGAAAGTTTGCATTGAGGAATGATGCCCATCTTGCCACATTGTTGTTATCACAAGTAGCACCAGAAATGGCGTAGTCATAAAGAGTTGCACCAGTGCTGCTCTTAACATATTGTGCCCATGTCAAACCTCCACTAGCAGTGACATTGGTCTCTGGTTGCATAACTCCTGGAGGTGGTGGCTGATCATTATGGCCTCCATAGTAGCTAAGCCGGCCATTATCGGTGTAGCTGTCCCCAAAAGTGACAAGATATTTGAAGTCGGATTTATGATGTAGTGAGGCAGCGTTTAGCGCCAAGGCAAAGTTAGAGATTAAGAGAATCAACCGCATGGTGTGATCTGTTACTGTTGTATTTAGCAAGCTGCATACGTAAGCAGACTGAGGATAAGCCTTCGTCAAAAAATGGGCCACTCAAGCGAAGCAAGAGCAGTATATAATAGTGATGGCGATCATATATGAGAGGCTATCTCAATTGAATGCCTTTGACAACACAAATAGCCTAATCTCATTGTTGGTTCTCATTGCTAGCTGTTCGTAAAAATCACGGCTTACCTGGGACCTGGACCTGTATCAATTGTAGCCAATGATAATCTCGTCTATGATACTCCGCATGCACAAGTGGTCGCCTCTTTTTACTATGTACAAGGATATTAGTCTAACCGGCGGCACAAACGTTCCGAGAGTTGTGTGTAGCATCAATCTCCCCCGCCAAGGATTTTAAAAGAGTAGCCCATATATATCATCATCTTGCAGCTTAATCTAGCCTTGTACCGAAAATATGAGTGCAATGCTACGTGTACGAAAAGTAACAAAGCCTCAGACGTAGAAATTGGCGGAGAAAGCTCACCGCAGCAGTCTTCCTTTCGTGCGCCTTGGTTAATTGGTAATTGAAGCATTGACGATCCATTTTAGCCTGTAGGCTAAAAGCATATGATGAACGGTGAGCCGGATGTTCAAGGGACAACCTCAATACCGTGAGTGGGAATACTTCAAAAGGGCATAGATAATGTTGTAAGGGATTTAATTCCGATTATTGGCAGTTGAGCAGACCAACTAGAGATCGGCTGACGAAGCTGATGCTTGTTAGCAGGGTTATGGATTGTTATTGTCCCAGATGACGTTGAACTTGGCGCATCCGCTCGTCCGTAACAGAATCTGACACTGCGATAGGAACATAACTAGCTAAACCCGTTTCTCTACTCTACCACATAGCTTAAATGTTTGGGGTAACCTACGAATCTCTCGGATTCAAAAGACAATAGATCTCACGCTGCGCAACTGAATTGGGCCGTATAATGGATTATTATCTATGGGCAGCAAATAGTGCACGAGCGGGGAACGAAACTTTGCTTACTGTTTAATTTTTCAGCTTTTAACGCTGATCTACAAATTTTGCTTCGCTGTTGTCGGAGGTAAGAAGTCGGAAATAGTTTGCTAAAACggatattaagttataaGGGCCGTTTGAAGAGTTCACTATAGGCTAGGCTAACTCCTGGCTTCTAAATCATACATCTTCtcagagtacatgtaccaaGGCAGAAAACTCTCAGATCTAATCGCAAAATCTGCGATGAACCTACAAGCTCAAGAACAGAGCGGGACACCTATTCCCCTCTTGATCAGCATAGCTAACTCAAGCGTCTCAGCGGCGTCAATTCCATAGTCCTGCTCAAACATCGCAATTGTAGTAGTGATACGGTGGAAAGGCTTGAGATGGCGAAGTGCAGCTGCAGATAGCGAAGGCAGCCAATAGTGAATGCCTACGTGCGCCAAGGCATTTTATTACGCGGGGCGCAGTCGTACATAAGGCTGCCTGCCAACAGTTCAGAAAGTCAATCCAAGGACACAGTTTGTTGCAATTCCAAATGTGTCACTCTAATCCACAGTACGTTGGGACTGCTCTTCCTACTTCGTGATATATGCTAGAATAATGGCGACGATTTCGTCTTCGGATGCTGCTGGAGGTAGCCCGAGTCAGGTGCATCCTATAACgcaaagccaagaagagTCGGTGCCAGCGGCAAGCTTGAATTCTCCTCGCATCATGCTGTCAATAGGTTTCTTATTTGCCCAACTGAGAGCCTCTACTTGGGTCGGAGCTTTGTGCAAAACGGTCTCGGCTTTGAAGAATATGAAGCGGGTTTCTGGAGTCATATCATGGTAGCAGTTCCTCTTTTGGTCGCGATCTTGACGCTCTGGCCGACGTTTACCGGTACCGCAGACGCAAAAAAAGCCACCGAGTTAGCAAAATGGACGGCTATAAAGGATTTCATAGAGTTCTGCCAATCCGTAAGCGTACATGGATATATAGCCGCCGAGGCAGCATGATAGTGCTAACCATGCCCTTGAAAGTTCGACTGGGAGCCCGCTGGGTGTGAGCTGCAACCCGACTCTTTGGGACCACCCCCAGTTCTTCGCAGACAGCTTCCTTCCTGGCCTCCCAATCCTCAAAGGGGCTCGATATTTAAGCTCATCACTTTCGTTGCTTTAAGCTTCAGTATCTTCTGCTTGCTAGTGAAGCTCCAAAAACGACGCATACGGCCTCTATTCCAAGGCTCTTTCCACAGATTATCACGGTATCGACAGCGTCGACGTGTGCTCTCCACACCGCTGCTTTCTGTCCTAGATAGCTTAGATACAGCTCAAATATTGCAACCCACATCTATAGCGCATAGCACTGGGCTTGAAGTGACTGACCACGCACCTCGTCGTCGACTGGTGGGCTCTGATAGTGAGCGCTGGTTGCACTCCGTATCTCTGGATAGCTGTGACAGAACGGAAGACGATAATGGTATAACATTGCAACCTGAGCGGCAAGTAGACTATTTGTCGCATGTGTGGCAGGAAGCAGATCTTCATCAATCTTGGAGGCACGTGCAATCACAAAAGACCAACTACGAAAATGCGGCTCGCCTAGAGAATGCTGCATGGAGATCCTGGACCAAGTTTAGGAACAATTTACCTACTATCTTGCCAAACGTTATTAAATGGTTTGTATACAGCCAAAACTTCAGGAGTGTATTGTTCTCATACGTTGCAGGTCAAAAGACGACGATATCACATGGCTTTATGGCCCGCTGCAACTTCGAACAACTGGGCTGTACGCATTAAAGAGTAATGCGTccagagagaaacaagagataATACAGAAAGGGGAGCTCACCAAACGCGATGCTACTTTACAAGCCGAGGAAGATGATCAATACGAAACGGTATGTGGGCAGCTCGGATTGGATGGGGCAGCGACCCAAATCTCCCGCCAAACGTTCCAGCAAGCGGGAAACCTCAAGCATGGCCGTTACTTTGGCGGATcttttaatagaaatatttCCATCCAGGCGGGGCCAAAAGAGGTTCGCTTCAAAGAAGAGTTTGAGTAGCATGTAGTGGATTGCATCAAGACTGAGAACAATATCGAACAGTCTATACCAAGAATAATGGTCAACGGACATAATGTATGACTAGCTGGCTTGTATAAGGCTATATACATAGTGCATAGTTTTCAGATATACGTAATCGATCTCGCCTTTCAGTTGCAACTTGGATGCCTCATTATGTAGTTTTTATTACCAGCCTTATAATCATCAGGACCTTAGTACTCCTCGGTCTGTTTTCACATTTATCAGCGAGTGTTACAACTGCGACGTGCAGTGCATCAATTACAGATCAGCTTATTCAAGGGGTAGCCAGCTCCAGTTTCATTTCATCTTGAAATTCAGGACTACAGTCGAACTAGATATCGTATTCCATTTGTCAGTCGTAATGTAATTATTTTAGAGCTCTCTGCACATCGTTAGGCTCATTTCATGGTTGTGCTTCATAGACGCTGAGAAAAATACGACTATGCTGGTATGAAGTAATCTGTAGCTTACAGTTTGGAAATTATCATATTTCTAGGCATACCGCTCTTTTTGATCGCTTGTCTGCACGGTTTCTATTTTCGTTTCTACACGCACTGGCACCGTCACCACGCTAGTATTATAGGA
This window encodes:
- the AES1 gene encoding hormone-sensitive lipase HSL (EggNog:ENOG41~SECRETED:SignalP(1-16)~CAZy:CE16); protein product: MRLILLISNFALALNAASLHHKSDFKYLVTFGDSYTDNGRLSYYGGHNDQPPPPGVMQPETNVTASGGLTWAQYVKSSTGATLYDYAISGATCDNNNVARWASFLNANFPSIITDEIPSFKKDRKTALYRGVNAANTVYALWIGTNDLSFTGILSDSQVAGTTISTYIDCIWATFDAIYAEGGRRFVLLNLNALQLVGLYRPQSDGGAGDNQFWQNKTLYNQTEYAQKMLEYTTSSNTIIDYGVPFYLLVKNRWPGAKISVFDIHTLLTDIYNNPKNYLESPHNVKGFYHHCDVNGANCKDGPGSLDSYLWYDELHPSNKTDSIIAQEFIKVVAGDSKFGTSWGH
- a CDS encoding uncharacterized protein (TransMembrane:1 (n3-14c23/24o80-99i)~EggNog:ENOG41~SECRETED:SignalP(1-23)); the encoded protein is MVAVPLLVAILTLWPTFTGTADAKKATELAKWTAIKDFIEFCQSFDWEPAGCELQPDSLGPPPVLRRQLPSWPPNPQRGSIFKLITFVALSFSIFCLLVKLQKRRIRPLFQGSFHRLSRYRQRRRVLSTPLLSVLDSLDTAQILQPTSIAHSTGLEVTDHAPRRRLVGSDSERWLHSVSLDSCDRTEDDNGITLQPERQVDYLSHVWQEADLHQSWRHVQSQKTNYENAARLENAAWRSWTKFRNNLPTILPNVIKWSKDDDITWLYGPLQLRTTGLYALKSNASREKQEIIQKGELTKRDATLQAEEDDQYETVCGQLGLDGAATQISRQTFQQAGNLKHGRYFGGSFNRNISIQAGPKEVRFKEEFE